The nucleotide sequence ATCGCCTCGCCTTCGCGGTCAGGATCGCTTGCCAGATAGACCTTGGCGGCGTGCTTCGCATCCTTCTTCAGCGCCTTGATGAGATCGCCCTTACCACGAATGTTGATGTACTTCGGCGCAAAGTCGTTCTCAACGTCGATGCCGAACTGGCTCTTCGGAAGATCGCGCAGATGCCCCATGGACGCTCGCACCATGTATTTCTTGCCGAGATACTTCTCGATCGTCTTCGCCTTCGCCGGCGACTCGACGACGACCAAGGTCTGCGGAGCTTCCTTCTTCGCTGCAGTCTTTTTCGCCGCGGTCTTCTTCGCAACGGTCTTCTTCGCAACGGTCTTCTTCGCAACAGTCTTCTTCGGCGCTGACTTTTTTGCGGCAGGCTTCTTCTCAGCGGCAGATGTCGTCGCGGTGGAATCCCTCGCAGCGGATTTCTTGGTCGCCGTCTTCTTCGCCGAAGCCTTCTTTACGGCAGACTTCTTCGCCGCCGGCTTTTCCACGGCGGCTGTCTTCGCCGCGCCTTTTCCAGCGGCTCTCTTCCCTTCTTTTTTCTCCGCTTGCCCTACGACTTCCCTATTCTTCTCTTGCGGCGTCTTTTTCTGCGCTGTCGGCAAGATCGCCCCTCCTCAACTCTTAGATACTCAAACACTCTTCCCCTTGGCGCTGCGGATGTATGTGCGCATGGGCGTCTCTTCGACAAGCCCCTTGACGCGCAGTCCCAGCAAGAGGAATGCGACGTTCGCGGCCTTGCCCTGCAGGCGGCAGATCAGCTCGTCGAGAGAAAGCGCCGCCTCACGCGAAAGGAGCGCGTAGACCGCCGCTTCCTCCTCAGTCAATTCCTGCGGGGGCGATGCGCTCGTTCGCGACGCGCCGTCCTCGTACTCAGCGGCAACGTCCGCCGCTGAGACGACAAGCCGCGCCCCCTGCTGAATCAGGCGATGGCAGCCACGGCTCGTCGCCGAGTAGATGCTGCCGGGCACGGCAAAGACGTCGCGCCCCTCGCTCAGGGCAAACTCCGCCGTGATCAAAGAGCCGCTCCGCTCCGCCGCCTCGACGACGATTGTGCCGTGCGCAACGCCGCTGATGATGCGGTTACGCGCGGGGAAAAAGGCCGCGAGCGGCGCCGTGCCCGGCGCATACTCGGAAATGACCGCGCCCTTCTCGGCAATCTCCGCCAGAAGTCGCGCATTCTCGCGCGGATAGGCGACATCGACGCCGCAGCCGAGCACGGCGACCGTCGCGCCCGCCTGCAAAGCGCCCTTGTGCGAGGCCGTGTCGATGCCGCGTGCCGCGCCGCTCACGACGACAAAACCGCGCTCGGCAAGACCGAGCGCGATGTCCTCCGCCGCCCCCTTGCCATAGGCGCTCGCGTGGCGTGCGCCGACCATGGCGACGGCGGGATGCTTCAGGCAATCGAGCGAGCCGCGGCAAAAGAGCGTCTGCGGCGGATTGTAGATCTCCTTCAACCGAGCGGGATACACCTCATCTGACGGGACGAAGAGCGAGATACCGCCCTTTTCGCACGCAGCCGCAATCTTCTCGGGCAGAGCTTCGTTCCTGCGGCAGAAATCGTGCAGCGCCGCCGCACGCTCAGGCGAAAGATGCGCTGCACGAAGCGCCTCGGCGCGTGCGTGCCACGCATCCTGCGCCGACCCAAAAACGCGCACGAGGGAGGCCGCCACACGGCTCCCCACGCTCGGAGCACGGCAAAGAGCCGCGAGGAAGAATCGCTCCATGAAGTCACCCCTCTCCACCTCTTTGCGCCTTCATGCGTCACGAAAATCCCGCGAAGGCGTCCTTACGCCCTGCGCGTGACCTCGACCTCAACGTAGTCCAACGGCCCGTGGATGAGCACGGCATGCTTGCGTACGCGCGTCGTGACCTCGACGACCTGCGGGAACTTCTTCAAGATGCGGTCGCCCGTCTTCGCCGCGAGCGTCATCAAGAGGTTGACCTTCGTCTCCTCCACGGTGTCCTCGATCAGAGGATAGACCGCCGCTGCATCAATCGCACCGTCTTCGATCCGATCCGTGTCGCAGGCCTTATCGTCGCGCGTCACCATCTCGACATCGACGTTGAGCTTCGCGCCCTGCTCCTTCTCGTATTCATAAACGCCCTGAAAGCCATAAAACATCATGTTCATCATTCTGATCTTTGCCATGAAAATTCACTCCTTCTCCCACGTTTTACATCTCCAAAAGCGCTAGGATGTCGCGCGCCAAGACGTCAAGCCCCCACGGCTGACGCAGAAGCACGGCGGCAGCCGCACGGTACTGCGCGAGCGTCGCGAAGAGCAGGACATCCGTGCGCTCCTCGCTGAGGTCGACGGCATGGCGCGATACGGCGGCGTCCGCCCCCTTCGACAGGAACGTCTGCTTGACGACATTCGCCGCCTTCGTCGGCAGGTCATGCACGCGGATCACGCAGAAGACAGCCTTGTCACGCATGATCGCGACGCCCGCCTCCGTGCAGCCGATCTCGCGCATCGCCGCCGCCGCCGTCTCCCTGCCCCAAGGCTCCATGCGCTCAAGCGCAAAACCTTTCCGCTCCACGAAATCCCCCCTTGCGCTTCATTTCCTCTCATTGTATCATAAAGAGAACGGAAACGGTACGAAAAATTTGCAAACTAGCGACAAACGGGGTGAACTCCATGAGCGACATCTTCCTACTCTTCCTCATCTTCCTCATGCTCGCCTATACATTCTGGGACGAGCTTTTCACGCGGTAAGCGTACAGGAGGGGGCTGTGCACACTGAAGTGCGCACAGCCCCCTCCTGCCGTTTCCGTTAGTATTCCAATACGATACATTCAAATATTTTTCAAATTGTGCACGCGCACTCCGCTCACTTCGATCGCCGCTGGCTGCTTTTCTTCACCGCACCTTGCCTCTCGTTCCTGCACACATACGTCTTACTGCATCACCGCCTGCAGCTGCAGCAAATATTCCATCGTGCATCCCGTCCGCTTGGAGATTTCCGGCAGCGGCACGTTCGCGCGCAGAAGAGGGAAAACCTCCAGCATCATCTGCTGCGTTTCCGCCTTCCCTTCAAGTTTTCCTTCAAGCTTTCCTTCAAGTTTTCCTTCAAGTTTTCCCTCACGAAATCCTTCTTTGCGTTCTTCCATCATTTTCATAGCGAAAGTCATATAACTCACCCTCTCCTGTTCTTCACTCTTGACTTTTTGTATCTCCTGCTCAATCTCCTGGACCAAGCTATTGTCCGAAACCACCCCATCGACATATTGCAGGAATGCTATGATCTCGGCATCCACATCGCCGATCACGCCTTTCGTGTTGAGGAAAATTTTTGTCGCGCCATCCTTCAGCCTTAAATCTTTGTTTTCCAAGCAAAGATTCTCAAACGTATAGATATAGCGACCTTCATCAAAAGGATCAAACGGACAGATGAAGATGATGATCGTCTTGTTCAAATCATCGTAATCGGCTCCCGCTGCAAGAAGATCCGCATCCATCATCGACTGGTAATAACGCGTCCGTTTAAAGAGTGCGTCTCCTTCCAATCGCCGCACCTGCATCTCGATATTATATACCGTCTCTTTTTCATCACGCACATAAACATCCAAGCGGATTCCCTTTCTACCGTACTGCGACTTCATGGATTTTTCGGTCTCAAGATAGCGAATTTCTCTAATCTTCATACGAAGCGTGCGCTCTAGTAATTTTTTGCAAATGCGCTTGCGGCGCATGATAAGCTTGAACATATAGTCATCGCGAATCGTCAGTTCCTCCCACGGCTTGATGGCATATCTTTCCATTCCTTCACCTCCCGCTCTGACTGCTTTCCTCTATTGTATCATGAACACCAACGAGGTCAAGCCGCAGAATCCAATCGATTGGCTAGGTTTCTGTAAGGCGTAAGAACATATATCCTGAAAGTTTGCATGGATACGGCAAATCGCTGTTTCTTCTCCCCCCTCCGCCTCAGGCCAATCCTTGCAGAAAGTTTCGCATGATCTTCTCGCCGTCGGGCGTCAGGATGGATTCGGGATGGAACTGGATGCCCTCGATGGCGTACTCCTTATGGCGCACGCCCATGATCGTGCCGTCTTCCAGTTCGGCGGTGACGGTGAGGCAGTCGGGCAGGGATTCGCGCTCGATGATGAGCGAGTGGTAGCGGCCTACTGCCGCTCTCTCGGGCAGTCCTGCGTAAAGGCCCTGCCCGTCGTGGCAAATCGGCGAAGGCTTGCCGTGCACGATCTCCTTGGCGCGCACGATGCGGCCGCCGAAGACTTCGCCGATTGCCTGATGCCCGAGGCAGATGCCGAGGAGCGGCACCTTACCCTTCGCCGCTTCGATCAGCGCTTCAAGATTGCCCGCATCCTTCGGCAGCCCCGGCCCCGGCGAGAGGATCACAGCCTCGTAGTGCGCCGCCAGCACGTCCTCGGGCGTCACGGCATCGTTGCGCACGACCTCGACCTCTGCGCCGAGGGAAGCGAGAAGTTGATAGATATTGTATGTGAATGAATCGTAGTTGTCAAAAAGCAACAACATCGTTTTCCACCTCCTCGACAACTTCAAACAGCGCCCGCGCCTTCTGCAGAATTTCCCGATATTCGTTTTCGGGCACGGAATCCGCGACGATGCCCGCACCCGCTTGGATCACGGCAGTTTCGTCGTTTTCGATGCGCATCGTGCGCAAGGTGATGCACATGTCCATATTGCCGTAGAAGTCCATATAGCCGACCGTGCCCGCATACGTGTCGCGCTTTACAGGCTCAAGCTCGCGGATGATCTCCATGGCGCGCAGCTTTGGCGCACCGCTGACCGTGCCTGCGGGAAATGCCGCCGCCAAGACGTCCAGCGGGCGGCATTCCTTCTTGAGCCGCCCGACGACCTCGGAGACCATGTGGAACACATGGCTGAACTTCTCGATCTCCTTGAACTTCGTCACGCGCACGCTGCCCGCCTCGCTGATGCGCCCGATGTCGTTGCGCGCGAGGTCGACGAGCATCGCATGCTCAGCGCACTCCTTCGCGTCCGCCTTGAGCTCGGCGGCGAGCGCCGCGTCTTCCTCGTCGTTTCTGCCGCGCCGGCGCGTGCCCGCAATCGGATAAGTGAAGATCTTGTCTCCCGCCACCTTCACGAGCATCTCGGGCGAAGCGCCGACGAGCTTGACGCTGCCGAAGTTCAGATAGAACATGTAAGGCGACGGATTGACCTGTCGCAGGCGGCGATAGAAGTGGAAGCTCGGCTTCGTGATCTTCTCGCGGAACTGGCGCGACGGCACGACTTGGAAGATGTCGCCGGCGAAGATATGCTCCTTCGCCTTTTCGACGGCGGCAATAAAATCACCGGAATCGCTTTCATACTTCGCGAGGAAGTCGAGCGGCGCCCCTCGCCTTGCAGCCGTTTTGGCGGCAGGCGTGACGGGCGCGCGCAGCCGTTCTGCGATCGTTTCCATCTTCCGCGCCGCCTCTTCGTACACAGCGTCCGCCGTTTCCTCCGTGACGCGCGCGAGATGGATGAGCCGCGCCGTATTTTTCAAGGCGTCGAAGACCACCAGGTGACGGCAGACCATGAACTGGCCGAGAAGCTCATCTTCGCCGAGCGTCATTGTGCGCACGTGGTCGAAGGTCGCGGCGATTTCGTAGTTCAGATAGCCGACCATGCCGCCGTTCGCAAGCGGCAGCTCCTCATCCTCCACCGCAGGGCGGAAGCCTTCCATATATTTTTTGAGCGTTTCCTGCGGCGTGCCGTCAAGGCATTTCATCAAATCATTTTCACGGATCATCAGGCGGCTCTTGAAAACCTGCAGGCGAATGAACGGCTCGGCGCCGATGAACGAATAGCGCCCGAACTGCTGATGCGTCGTATCGACGGATTCGAGGATGAATCCCTCCGCCTCACCGACGAGCCTGCAAAAGACGGAGACGGGCGTATCGAGATCCATGGAGATCTCCGCCGTGACGGCGATGAGATTCGCCGTCTTTGCCAACTCCTTAAAACGCGCCAACGATGGCTGCAAAATCATCATTTTCTGCACCCCCTCAGCCATGATATGCCGCATCGAGAGCTTTGCGCATCGCCGCGATCAACTCCGCCGCCTCGTCCCGCCTGTCCGCGAGCAGGAGCTTGACGACGGCGCTGCCCACGATGACGGCGTCGGCTTGTGCCGCCGCTTCGACAGCCGCCTCGGGCGAGCCGATGCCGAAGCCGACCGCCAGCGGCGTCTTCGTATAGGCGCGCGCACCCTTGACGATCTTGCCGATCTGGCTGTAGTCGACTTTCTTGACGCCCGTGACGCCGTTGTTGGACACGCAGTAGATGAAGCCTGCAGCACTCGCGCACGTCTCCTTCATGCGCTCGGGCGTCGTGCCCGGCGTGATGAACTCCATCAAGGGAAAGTCGTGCGCCGCGCAAATTTCGCGCATTTCACCCGACTCCTCGTGCGGCACATCGGGGATGATGACGCCGTCCATGCCCGCCGCCTTGAAATCCTCGACGAAACGGGGGAAGCCGTAGTGCAGCATGTTGTTGACATAGCCCATGCCCACGAGCGGCATCTCGGAGAAACGGCGAATCGCCTGCACGATTTCACGCACTTTCGCGAGCGTCATGCCGCCCTTCAAAGCGGCGACGGAAGCCGCCTGGATGACGGGACCGTCCGCCATCGGGTCGGAAAACGGCAGCCCGAGCTCTATGATGTCAGCGCCCGCCTCTTCTGCACGGCGCACCGCATCGATCGTGCCTTCCGCATCGGGCATGCCCGCCGTCAGATAGATGATGAGCCCTTTCCTACCCTTTTCTTTCAGACCGTTCAATACATGTTCCAAACGCGTGCTCATTCGCTTTCCCTCCCCAATGCTTTTGCCATGAAACCACAGGATGTCACGCCGGAGGCACTGACTGACTGGCTGGTTTCAGGCAAGGGCGGCGCACAATGTCCACAAAGTGGACGTTTGTGCGTGTAGTTCGCCACCATCTGCACATCTTTGTCGCCGCGCCCCGAGAGGCAAACAACGACGACCTCATTCTCCTTCGTCCCGGGCATCAGTTTCTCAAGATACGCGAGCGCATGGGAGCTTTCCATGGCGGGCACGATGCCTTCCAGGCGGCAGAGCCGCCGAAACGCCGCGAGCGCTTCCTCGTCCGTGACCGAAACGTACTCCACGATGCCTTGATCCTTGAAGTAAGAATGCTCGGGGCCGACGCCCGGATAATCGAGCCCTGCGGAAATGGAATACGCCTCGACGACCTGTCCGTCCGCGTCCTGCAGCAGGTAGCTGTAAGCGCCGTGCAGGACGCCCGGCTCGCCGGCGCCGCTCAAGGTGCGCGCGTTGTCGACGGGAGCCTCGCCGCGCCCGCCGGCCTCGACGCCGTACTTCTTGACGGAAGCCTCGTCCTTGAAATCATAGAACGTGCCGATGGCGTTGCTGCCGCCGCCGACGCAGGCGACGAGCGCATCGGGCAGCTGTCCGCACGCCGCCTGGACCTGTGCGCGGATCTCCTCGCCGATCATCTTCTGGAAGTCACGCACCATGCTCGGGTACGGGTGCGGCCCGACCGCCGAGCCGATGATGTAGTAGGTGTCCGTGATATTCGTCGCCCAGTAGCGGATCGCCTCGCTCGTCGCATCCTTGAGCGTGCCCGTGCCGCTCGCGACGGGAATGACCTTCGCGCCCAAAAGCTCCATGCGGAAGACGTTGAGGCTCTGGCGCTTGACGTCTTCCTCCCCCATGAACACATGGCACTCCATGCCGAAGAGCGCCGCGACCGTCGCCGAGGCGACGCCGTGCTGCCCTGCGCCCGTCTCGGCGACGATGCGCTTCTTGCCCATGCGTTTTGCGAGCAATGCCTGCCCGAGCGCATTGTTGATCTTGTGTGCGCCCGTATGCAGAAGATCCTCGCGCTTGAGGAAGATGCGCGCCTTGCCGTAATGCTCGGTAAGCTTCTCGGCAAAGTACAATCGCGTCGGACGGCCTGCGTACTCTTGCAGATAGCGCCGAAACTCCGCTTGAAACTCCTCGTCCTCCCTGCATCTCGCATAGGCGGCTTCCAATTCCTGCAGCGCCGGCATGACGATTTCCGGCACATACTGTCCGCCGTATGCCCCGAATCTCCCCTTCTTTTTCATGTAAATCCCTCAACTTTCTTCTATAATCAATAGCAATAATTTCCTTTGCGCTTCTTCCCCGCTCAGGCGCTCTCCTGCGCCAGTGCACGCGGCTCTGCCAGATGACGCGTCATCTCCGCGACATCATCGGCGCGCACGAGCCCCTCGCCCACGAGGATGCCGCCGCAACCCGCCTCCTGCAGCCGACGCGCATCCGCGACGCTGAAAATGCCGCTCTCGCTGATAAATGTACGGCTTTCCTCCACCTTCGGCAGAAGCTCCAAGGTGTTCTTGATCGAGGTCGTGAACGTCTGCAAATTGCGGTTGTTGATGCCGATAAACTCGGCCGGCGTCGCCAGGGCGTCCTTCATATCCGCCTCATCGTGCACCTCGACGAGCACATCGAGGCCGATCTCCCAAGCGCGGAACACATACTCCCGAAGCTGTGCGGGTGAGAGGATCCGCGCAATCAGCAGCACGGCGTCCGCGCCGAGCATACGCGCTTCGAAGATCTGGTACTCGTCGATGATGAAATCCTTGCGCAGGAGCGGCAGATCGACGAGAGAACGCACGCGCACCAAGTCCTCGTTCGAGCCGAGGAAATGCGGATCGGTGTGAACCGACAGCATCGAAGCGCCGTTCTCCGCGTAGATGCGCGCGAGTTCATCCACCGTATGCGTGCGGCACAGCCTTCCTTTGGCAGGCGACTGCAGCTTGCACTCGGCAATGAGATTCCAGTCGCGCGCCTGAAAGCGCTTCGTCATATAAAAGCCGCCGCAGCGCTCCCTCGCCCTCGCCTTGAGCTCGGCAATGGGCAGCCGCCGCTTCGCCTCCGCCACCAAGGCACGCTTCTTTTCCACGATTTCCGCTAAAATATCTTTCATTCCGGAATCCTCCGTTTCTGCACGACTGCCATAAATTCTCGTATCCTCTCGACGGATTTCCGCTTCTCGATCTCAAGACTGCCCGAAACATCGACGCCGTAGGGGCGGAAGACCTCTTCCGCCTCGCGCACATTGCCGCTCGCAATGCCGCCTGCGACCAACAGGGGCTTTTCGAGACGCGCCGTTTCCTCCGCAGCCTCGCGCCAGCGGAAGCGCTGCCCCGTGCCACCGACAGCGTCTTTGGAAAAGCTGTCGAGCAGAATGATCTCCGCCGGATAATCGTTCGCTTCCTCCGCCGAAAAGTCGTCGCCCCAGCGAAACGCCTTGATGACGGGGCGGCAGACCGCACGCGCATAGGCGGCACTCTCATGCCCGTGGAGCTGCACGAAGTCAAGACTGCAGAAATCTGCGGCGGCATTGACCTCGTCGAGCGGTGCATCGACGAACACCCCGACCGTCTTGGCGCGCTGCACATGCTTCGTCAGGCCACGCACCTCTTCCGGCAAAACATGGCGATGGCTCTTCTCGTAAAAGATAAAACCCAAAAAGTCCGCTCCCGCATCCTCCGCTGCCAACACCGCCTCTTCCGTGCGCAAGCCGCAAATCTTGACCTTCATACCACTCACTCCTTCAAAAAAATCGCCCCTTGCAGGAATCACAAACCTGCAAGGGGCGAAATATTTCGCGGTGCCACCCTTTTCAAGTCAATTTCAGAAAACAAAAAAGCCACTTCGCCGCCTAGGGACGAAATGGATTCGCAGCCACCCTGAAATTGACCTCTCGTT is from Selenomonas sputigena ATCC 35185 and encodes:
- the dprA gene encoding DNA-processing protein DprA, producing MERFFLAALCRAPSVGSRVAASLVRVFGSAQDAWHARAEALRAAHLSPERAAALHDFCRRNEALPEKIAAACEKGGISLFVPSDEVYPARLKEIYNPPQTLFCRGSLDCLKHPAVAMVGARHASAYGKGAAEDIALGLAERGFVVVSGAARGIDTASHKGALQAGATVAVLGCGVDVAYPRENARLLAEIAEKGAVISEYAPGTAPLAAFFPARNRIISGVAHGTIVVEAAERSGSLITAEFALSEGRDVFAVPGSIYSATSRGCHRLIQQGARLVVSAADVAAEYEDGASRTSASPPQELTEEEAAVYALLSREAALSLDELICRLQGKAANVAFLLLGLRVKGLVEETPMRTYIRSAKGKSV
- the folB gene encoding dihydroneopterin aldolase is translated as MAKIRMMNMMFYGFQGVYEYEKEQGAKLNVDVEMVTRDDKACDTDRIEDGAIDAAAVYPLIEDTVEETKVNLLMTLAAKTGDRILKKFPQVVEVTTRVRKHAVLIHGPLDYVEVEVTRRA
- a CDS encoding Rpn family recombination-promoting nuclease/putative transposase, translated to MERYAIKPWEELTIRDDYMFKLIMRRKRICKKLLERTLRMKIREIRYLETEKSMKSQYGRKGIRLDVYVRDEKETVYNIEMQVRRLEGDALFKRTRYYQSMMDADLLAAGADYDDLNKTIIIFICPFDPFDEGRYIYTFENLCLENKDLRLKDGATKIFLNTKGVIGDVDAEIIAFLQYVDGVVSDNSLVQEIEQEIQKVKSEEQERVSYMTFAMKMMEERKEGFREGKLEGKLEGKLEGKLEGKAETQQMMLEVFPLLRANVPLPEISKRTGCTMEYLLQLQAVMQ
- a CDS encoding anthranilate synthase component II, with protein sequence MLLLFDNYDSFTYNIYQLLASLGAEVEVVRNDAVTPEDVLAAHYEAVILSPGPGLPKDAGNLEALIEAAKGKVPLLGICLGHQAIGEVFGGRIVRAKEIVHGKPSPICHDGQGLYAGLPERAAVGRYHSLIIERESLPDCLTVTAELEDGTIMGVRHKEYAIEGIQFHPESILTPDGEKIMRNFLQGLA
- the trpE gene encoding anthranilate synthase component I, giving the protein MILQPSLARFKELAKTANLIAVTAEISMDLDTPVSVFCRLVGEAEGFILESVDTTHQQFGRYSFIGAEPFIRLQVFKSRLMIRENDLMKCLDGTPQETLKKYMEGFRPAVEDEELPLANGGMVGYLNYEIAATFDHVRTMTLGEDELLGQFMVCRHLVVFDALKNTARLIHLARVTEETADAVYEEAARKMETIAERLRAPVTPAAKTAARRGAPLDFLAKYESDSGDFIAAVEKAKEHIFAGDIFQVVPSRQFREKITKPSFHFYRRLRQVNPSPYMFYLNFGSVKLVGASPEMLVKVAGDKIFTYPIAGTRRRGRNDEEDAALAAELKADAKECAEHAMLVDLARNDIGRISEAGSVRVTKFKEIEKFSHVFHMVSEVVGRLKKECRPLDVLAAAFPAGTVSGAPKLRAMEIIRELEPVKRDTYAGTVGYMDFYGNMDMCITLRTMRIENDETAVIQAGAGIVADSVPENEYREILQKARALFEVVEEVENDVVAF
- the trpA gene encoding tryptophan synthase subunit alpha, with product MSTRLEHVLNGLKEKGRKGLIIYLTAGMPDAEGTIDAVRRAEEAGADIIELGLPFSDPMADGPVIQAASVAALKGGMTLAKVREIVQAIRRFSEMPLVGMGYVNNMLHYGFPRFVEDFKAAGMDGVIIPDVPHEESGEMREICAAHDFPLMEFITPGTTPERMKETCASAAGFIYCVSNNGVTGVKKVDYSQIGKIVKGARAYTKTPLAVGFGIGSPEAAVEAAAQADAVIVGSAVVKLLLADRRDEAAELIAAMRKALDAAYHG
- the trpB gene encoding tryptophan synthase subunit beta, encoding MKKKGRFGAYGGQYVPEIVMPALQELEAAYARCREDEEFQAEFRRYLQEYAGRPTRLYFAEKLTEHYGKARIFLKREDLLHTGAHKINNALGQALLAKRMGKKRIVAETGAGQHGVASATVAALFGMECHVFMGEEDVKRQSLNVFRMELLGAKVIPVASGTGTLKDATSEAIRYWATNITDTYYIIGSAVGPHPYPSMVRDFQKMIGEEIRAQVQAACGQLPDALVACVGGGSNAIGTFYDFKDEASVKKYGVEAGGRGEAPVDNARTLSGAGEPGVLHGAYSYLLQDADGQVVEAYSISAGLDYPGVGPEHSYFKDQGIVEYVSVTDEEALAAFRRLCRLEGIVPAMESSHALAYLEKLMPGTKENEVVVVCLSGRGDKDVQMVANYTHKRPLCGHCAPPLPETSQSVSASGVTSCGFMAKALGRESE
- the trpC gene encoding indole-3-glycerol phosphate synthase TrpC, giving the protein MKDILAEIVEKKRALVAEAKRRLPIAELKARARERCGGFYMTKRFQARDWNLIAECKLQSPAKGRLCRTHTVDELARIYAENGASMLSVHTDPHFLGSNEDLVRVRSLVDLPLLRKDFIIDEYQIFEARMLGADAVLLIARILSPAQLREYVFRAWEIGLDVLVEVHDEADMKDALATPAEFIGINNRNLQTFTTSIKNTLELLPKVEESRTFISESGIFSVADARRLQEAGCGGILVGEGLVRADDVAEMTRHLAEPRALAQESA
- a CDS encoding phosphoribosylanthranilate isomerase, giving the protein MKVKICGLRTEEAVLAAEDAGADFLGFIFYEKSHRHVLPEEVRGLTKHVQRAKTVGVFVDAPLDEVNAAADFCSLDFVQLHGHESAAYARAVCRPVIKAFRWGDDFSAEEANDYPAEIILLDSFSKDAVGGTGQRFRWREAAEETARLEKPLLVAGGIASGNVREAEEVFRPYGVDVSGSLEIEKRKSVERIREFMAVVQKRRIPE